AAAATCCCCCTTCATTTTGGTATCAAAAAAGCCCATTGGAAGAAGGAGCATTTTCTTTAGAAAGTCTGAAATAATGGAAATACTGATTCTGGTTCCAATATAAAGCATCAGCCAGTTTCTGAGAATTTCTATCGTGATACTTCCTAAATATAAAACGATCTGAGAGACCAGGATGATGGTAATAAGATCTACGTCTTTTGTGTTAACTCCTTTATCAATAAGTGTTTGCGTAAGGAATGGAAATATAAGGCTCAGGCAGCTTCCGATAAGCAGCATTCCGGATAAAAAGAGGAATTTGTTTTTGTGCTCTTTGAAATATTTCATGGCAAAAGAAATACTCAGTTTATCTTCTTCCGGGAAGGTTTGCTGGTAAAAGCTGTTGGTAGGGCTTACAAAAAGAGCAATTCCGGTTTCTCCGTCAGACAGCCAGCTTTTAAGGAAATCTTTTTCACTCAGCCAGATCATTCCATGGCTGGGATCAGCAATTTTGTAGCGTTTTTTTCCTGAAATAAGGCTTTTCTTTACGTCAATAAGCACCACAAAATGGTTTTTATTCCAGTGAAGAATACAAGGCAGGCTGCCGTTTTCATCCAAAGTCTGCAAGGTAAGCTTGGCAGGGTAGGTTTCAAATCCAATATCTTCGCACAGTTCACTGATGCTCAGTAAGCTAACTCCTTCTCTGGATAAGTTGGCATTTTCTTTTAAAAAATGTAACGGAATCTGCTTGCCAAAGTAGGAAGCCACCATTGCGATACATGCAGGACCGCAGTCCATTTGGTCGTGTTGAGGAATAAATTTTAGCTTCATGATACTAGATATTTTCTTTTGCCGATTTTCATTTTATAATACTTTTCTACGATGCCGTAGATGATCAGTTCATGCATTCTGTGTCTGGATCTGATGAGCCTGTTGATATGCATGTGAATAAAACTGCTCACTAATCTTTCTTTCTGAATGGTCTTGAGCTTTTCTATTTCTTTACAGTTTTCTGTGACTGCATTAACAAACTCTGAGAAGTATGGATTGTCATCCGTTTCTACAATTTCACTGATGATATTCAGGTTGCTTCTGTATTTAAGGTCGAGCTGCTTTTTCAGGTTGCTGTCTACATTAAACTCTTTCTGAAACTGGTTGTAAATCTTGCTGATGACTTCATATCGTTTATCCAGATCCAGTTTGAAAACATCGAAATAAGCATCAATACTTTTGATAGCGTATAACCAGAGGTCATCATTGTTCGGAACATTTTTCAATAGATTTACAGTCAGTTTGCTGTCATAGTGGAAGATATGTTCTGCGGTTTCGATAAATTCACCTTCATATCTTTCATATTCTCTGTCATAGGTTCCCATTTCCACTTTATTAATGATTCCTTCATTGATATATTTATCAAAATAATCGTTGAAAGTTGTAATAATCTGCGCTGTATTGGTAAGGTCATTATCATTAATTTCCAGTCTTAGTCTGATATGATTATCAGGATCACTGTACCTGATGTAGAACCATTTTTTGATCAGATCTTCTTCATTAAGCTGTTCTAAAAGCTCCGGAAACACATCCTGTAATATTTTGTCTGAGAACTTGTTTCCGCAATAGATTTTATAGTAAAGCCATTTATTTCCCGGGATGAACTTATGATCAGCAATATTGGCATTGAAAAGATGCAGGTCAAGCTCTGTTTTAAATGCAGTATAGCTTCTGTTGATCATAGGAATAATAATCTCATTGTTGAACTCATCTGCCTCAAGATCGTAAAGACATTCTGTAAGTGTTACCATTTCCTTAGACCTCAGTTCTTCTATCAGAAATAATAAAAGGTTGTCATTTTCCGTGTCGATCAGTAACTTATTGTCTCCCTGAGAAATAAAGAAATAGCGGTTTACTTTTTTATCGGATAGATATTCTTTTACTTTTTTAATGCTTTCAGTGTTATTTTTAGCCTTTATTCCTGATACTTCGTTCTGGTATACTCTCCATAAGGCCGGCGTAAAGATGATATCATTACCGAAGGTGATGCGGGGAATATAATCATACATCAGGTAATTGGTATCTCCAATATTTAAAACCAATGCGGTGGAAACATCCTGATGCTGAAGATCACATAAAAACTGATACACCGGCAGCGAATTATAATCAAAATTATGTGCAGTAGAATGGAAGATTTTTACTTCTTTATTCAGTTCTTTATGGAATAAAACAATTCTTTTATCCATCATTTTAATGTAAAGATCCGTCAGGCTGATGGTGTTTTCCGAAGTTGAAGGTTTCGTAAGATAAGAAAGCTGGTTTCCTCTTTTTACCTGTCTCAGAAGGATATTTCCTGCTCTGTTATCCGGCAGGTGAAGCAGTTCTGCGTAGATAAAATGATCATCATTCTGTTCTTCTTTGATGATTCTGTTCACCGGGGCAAGGATTTCTTCATCTTCATTGGAAAATCTGGCGATAAGATTGGCTCCGCTGGTACCTCCTACAGAAGAAATGGCAATTTTATCAGACACCTTTTCTATCATTACTGCAATAGATCTTGCAAGACTTACTTCATCTGTATTCTGAAGGTTGCTGATGTCATGCTGGCTAAGATCTATGGACGTTTCTCCGTTGATATTGGCTTTGTTGATGAGTCTTCTCCAGAACTCATGAATCTTTTTATTGTAAGTGATGGAAAATGAATCTGTATTAGAATTTGGCCAGCTTAGCGTATCCAAAAGGGAAGAAAAATCATTTTCGCTGTTTTGTTCCTGGATATAGCCGATACCACTTTCGTTGTCCAATACTTCTACCAAAGGCACCAGGCTTTCTTCATATCTTGTATAAAAAGCGGTCTTGAATTTTTCTAAATTTTCATTTACCGTTTCGCTTCCTTTGTCCCAAAAGCAGGATAGGGTATTGATTCCTTTTTTGATTTTGGAAAGATCTTCTCTGGTAACCGGAGAGAAATCCAGATTTCTTTTTAATGAAGAATTGATCAGGTATTTTCTGTCATATAAAATGGAAAACTGATTGGCAAGTGCAAATATTTCATTGTAATATTCCTGAGGCTGTCCAACTCCGGAGCTCAGCAGCTTCATATAGTCTTCCATTTTGATGAGGGTCTCCAGATAAGCGTCCAGTTCAGGAGCGATACCTTTTTTTGAATTTAAATAATCAATGATCTGGCACAATGGAGAATGCTCGTTTAAGCAGATATCGAAGTTGCTTTTGAAGAACTGCGCATCAATCAGACTGAAGATATAATATTTTGCATCTTCTTCAGAAACTCCATCTACATTTTCCGCAACCAGACCAACCAGGCTGTCGAATGAATAAGACTTGTTGGCAGTAGTTTCAACCAGAAAATCCAGAAGTTCATCTTTTTCCAATGAGCTTAAGGTGTAGACTCTTTTTTCATTTTGTACTGAAGTTTCGATATATCGGTAATAATCACCTAACTTATAGATAGAGTCATTAAGTTCATATTCGTGAACTTCCGGAAAGTCTCTGTTGATTAATGCAATAACCTGAAAAAGAAAAGACAGATCCAGTGTTGTATACCGGTGGATAGCATTCATATTTCCGGCTTCTATATTTTTATGTTCTGAGTTCAGTTCAAAAGCAGAATGCGAAGCAAATGTTCCGAACGGAGTAGATCTGGTGGTAATTCTGATGTAATATTTCAGGATAGAATTGTTAATTCTGTTTCTCTTTACCTGAGATAAAGACGGGTCGTCCTGGCATAGTCTTGCCCATTCATTATACAGCTCATAAGAAGCTAAGAAAATAGATTCTCTGAAGACTTCATCATTCCATAATTCAAGCACAAAATGATCAAGATCTGCTGTATTTTTCGGGATGTTGTTATATTGTCTGAATGAGTATAAAGCGTTTCTCATAAAGCCAATATTAATGTTATCTAACTGCGTTTTCATGTTGAATAGATTGTAAGTTGTAATGATTGCTTATCGTTTCAGCGTTTTCTATTTTCTTGTCACTGTCCGCTTCTGTATCATATAAAATGAATTCATCTACGGCCAGCTGTTCATCCAGTTTCTCAATGAGTTCAAAAAGCTCTTCAAAGTTGAGGTGAAGAATTTTAAAAGCTTCGGATTCATCGGCATCAGATTTTATTTCATTCACTTCTGACAAGTTGATCGCGAGTGCCAATGATGTTTTAGGAAGAAATCCGTTTTTCTGTAGAAAGGCTTCCCTGTATCTGTTGATTTCTTCTTTTTTACCTTCAAAACTGTCAAGGAACTTTCCGTTTCCGTGAAATGCTGATACACAGTAGTTTGAGTGTAAACTGATGGCGTCATCCAGATTATTCAAAGAAGAAGAAAGATACCATAGATCGGGGATCAGGCCGCCGTAGGGAGGAATTAAGATTCCTTCTTTCTCATTTCTTTCCGCTTCAGAATAGAAAAGCTCGTGAATCTCTTGGGCATTTTCTTTAAAAACCGCTCCGGTACCTCTTTCAAGAATATCCGAATTTAAAAGGTTTTTCGTATGGTTACTTTCCGGGATTCCTTTGGACAGACCGAGATCTATTCTCCCATTGAATATATTATTGATCAGTTTATAATTGGTAGCCACAGCATAAGGAGAATAGCTCGGTACTGAAGTTCCTGCGGATCCTACTCTTATTTTTTCCGTCATCCCGGCAATCATGGCAATCACGATATCCGGGTTTGAAAAGGCAAGATTCTTAAGGTGGGAATAATGATGCTCTGCCAGCCAGAATCTGCTGTATCCTAATCTCTCTGCATGAAGGGCATAATCAACTACATCGTTAAGAGCTGTGATGGAATCTTTGCCGCTTCTGTATCCTAGTTCTAGTAATCCTATGCTTTTTGTTTTCATGTTACAGTAAAAATTTTAGGTATTTAGTTTTGTCTATTTTGTCATTCAGAGCAATCAGGGCTCCTGTTTTTCCAAAGAGTAAATTACTGTCTTGTTCGGTGAATGGCTGCTCCAGTTCGTTTTCCAGAATTTCCAGTGATCTTTTCGTCCAGAAGTTTTCAGCTTTTTTATACTCAGGATGGCTGTCTTTTTCATTAAGCTCATGGTAAAGCTGTACAAGTCCTGAGGTTCCGTGGCAATACTGAATAAACTCTATTCCTGTGTTGGCCATTACTTTTCTTTTGGTGGTTTCCATACCCAGTTCTCGGGCCATTTCTGTGTATCTGTTTTCCTGTAGTGTTTCTCCTGTTTTATAAAGGAGATAAGAGAAGGAAAGATCGCTGTTACACCAGCAAAGTCTGTTATTATGGAAAGGCTTCAGCAGGTTTTGTATTATTTTGTAGTTGTATGGTTTATATATTCTGGCATTTTCTACTTCATGAACATCAAAATTGGAGATAATGAACTCCAGGCAGCTGCTGATAATATATCTAGCTTGATCCGTTATTACCGGAAGGGCTAAAAGATTATTAACAATAGAAAGGTAGCCATAGTTGAATCCTAAGTTAATCCCATCTGCATAGCTGTCGTTCAGCTTGTTTTCAAATGGAATGGGGTGAGAAATACATTCGTCATAAAGTATATTTACGATTTCGCTGCTGTATTTTTCGTTTCCGATGGAGTTGAAATAGTGAAGATTTCCTATAGGTCCATCAAAAAAAGTATAATTGTTTTCATTCAGCATGGTGACAGACTGTTGGAAAATCAGTTCTCCGATGTCTGCAATCTGTTCATCAAAATCATCCTGAATAAGTCCGTCCTGTTTTAGCAAATTCAGAATAATGCCCAGTCCGGTCATTCCTTTGGAGAGATTCGGGAGTGTGTATACATTGTTTTCTTTTTGCAGGTTGCCATTTTCAAATACTTCTTCCAGGATATCGCCTACTTTATTCACATAGATATCATTTCCGGAGATCTGATACTGTGTAAGGAAATAGAGCAGAAGTCCCAGTTTTCCATAAAGCAATCCGTCCGGTAAATTTCCATAATCAAAATCAAGAAGCTTTTGATCGTATTCCTGTAGCAGGGTAGTGATGTTTTGAGATTGTAGAGTTTCCATTATAGATCGTAATTATAGAATGAAACATAATTGTGATTTGTGGTCATGATATTGTTCATCAGATTAATACCAATTCCTGCGATACCTTGGCCTAAAGCCATGTTGATATTGTCGAATTCTGCATTATAGTAGGCATTGAATCCTGCCCATTGTTCATTTTCATTTTTCTTAGACTGAAGAAGATGCTGGTGCCAGTAATCTTTGGCTTCCAGAAAGACATCCTGTTCTGTAAGATGATAAAGGTTTTTATACAGTGCGGATAATCCGGCAGAACCATAAATTAATCCCGGCTCCAGGATGGCAGACTGATCAGTGTCTTTAAATTTTGTGGTATTGATCAGTATTTGCAGTCCTTTGTCGCAATAATCTTTATTGTCTAAAAGAATTCCGGCATTGTAAAAAGTATAACCAATTCCTATTTCTCCGTAAGCCAGATTATGATAATCTATGTAAAGATCTTCGAAGGCATTGAATGGGAAAAGAGTGATATAGTCTGTGGTGTTTTCTTTACAGCTCCAGATGAATGAAAGTCCGGAGTGGATAAGCGCTAAAGATTCCGGAGTATAGATGTTATTTTTGTAAAGGAATAACAAATAGTTGATGACTCCTGTAGTTCCGTGCCCTAAGCCCAGTTCTACATATGGGTTTTCTTTATTGCGAAGATCAAATTTCCAGTAGCTTCCGCTTTCGTGAGTTTGGGTAAGCTCACTGATTTTATCAAGAGTACTATCTATCAGATGTTTTTTATCACTAAGGTTTCTCAATACAAAATACTTGGCAAAGCTCGGAAAACCGCTGGTAAGATCAAGATCTCCTTTTTCTGTTTTCTGGATCAGAATTTCTTCCAGAATTTCATCTATATTTTCCAGTAAAGAATCTATTTCATTGTCTAAAACTTCCTGCTGTTTCAGGAATATAAGATATAATCCCAGCTCTCTTATTTCATCATTAAAATGAAGGCTTTTATAATCTTCTGTTAAAACAGACAGAGACTTTTCAATATAATGGGTTACCAGTTCTAAAGATTCCGATTCCCGGGTCATCAGATAATGATAATAATAGAACATTGAAGCACTTAGAATTCCGTTATTAAGACCTATTCCGGTAAGGGATGTCTCTTTTTTACGGATACATTCTTCTATTTCTGAGATGATTAATTTTTCTTTTTGCATGATGTGAGAGCTGTGAGATTATATAATTTTTTTTAAAAGAGGGAGAGAAGTTCATCCAGCTCCCTCTTTTATAGGAGAAGATTACTTTCTTGTTTGTACCACAGTGTTTCCACCGCAAGAGCACTGTCCACAAGATTGTGCTGCTGCCTGAAGGCTGTTTACTCCTCCTTTTAGGCTATTCATTTGCTCTTCCTGTAATTTGCTGATTTGCTCTTTGTTGATTTGAAGACCCTTAGTTAGTTTCATTTTGTTCATGATGTTTAATTTTAAATGTTATTGTTTATTTTAAATGTGATTTGAAGTGCTGATTATTGAGCCGCTCTGGTTTTTACAATTGTGTTTCCACCGCAAGAACACTGTCCGCAAGATTGAGCCGCTGCCTGAAGGCTGTTAACCC
The nucleotide sequence above comes from Chryseobacterium sp. 7. Encoded proteins:
- a CDS encoding class I lanthipeptide → MKLTKGLQINKEQISKLQEEQMNSLKGGVNSLQAAAQSCGQCSCGGNTVVQTRK
- a CDS encoding class I lanthipeptide translates to MHKIKLTKGLQINKEQISKLQEEQMNSLKGGVNSLQAAAQSCGQCSCGGNTIVKTRAAQ
- a CDS encoding lantibiotic dehydratase, yielding MKTQLDNINIGFMRNALYSFRQYNNIPKNTADLDHFVLELWNDEVFRESIFLASYELYNEWARLCQDDPSLSQVKRNRINNSILKYYIRITTRSTPFGTFASHSAFELNSEHKNIEAGNMNAIHRYTTLDLSFLFQVIALINRDFPEVHEYELNDSIYKLGDYYRYIETSVQNEKRVYTLSSLEKDELLDFLVETTANKSYSFDSLVGLVAENVDGVSEEDAKYYIFSLIDAQFFKSNFDICLNEHSPLCQIIDYLNSKKGIAPELDAYLETLIKMEDYMKLLSSGVGQPQEYYNEIFALANQFSILYDRKYLINSSLKRNLDFSPVTREDLSKIKKGINTLSCFWDKGSETVNENLEKFKTAFYTRYEESLVPLVEVLDNESGIGYIQEQNSENDFSSLLDTLSWPNSNTDSFSITYNKKIHEFWRRLINKANINGETSIDLSQHDISNLQNTDEVSLARSIAVMIEKVSDKIAISSVGGTSGANLIARFSNEDEEILAPVNRIIKEEQNDDHFIYAELLHLPDNRAGNILLRQVKRGNQLSYLTKPSTSENTISLTDLYIKMMDKRIVLFHKELNKEVKIFHSTAHNFDYNSLPVYQFLCDLQHQDVSTALVLNIGDTNYLMYDYIPRITFGNDIIFTPALWRVYQNEVSGIKAKNNTESIKKVKEYLSDKKVNRYFFISQGDNKLLIDTENDNLLLFLIEELRSKEMVTLTECLYDLEADEFNNEIIIPMINRSYTAFKTELDLHLFNANIADHKFIPGNKWLYYKIYCGNKFSDKILQDVFPELLEQLNEEDLIKKWFYIRYSDPDNHIRLRLEINDNDLTNTAQIITTFNDYFDKYINEGIINKVEMGTYDREYERYEGEFIETAEHIFHYDSKLTVNLLKNVPNNDDLWLYAIKSIDAYFDVFKLDLDKRYEVISKIYNQFQKEFNVDSNLKKQLDLKYRSNLNIISEIVETDDNPYFSEFVNAVTENCKEIEKLKTIQKERLVSSFIHMHINRLIRSRHRMHELIIYGIVEKYYKMKIGKRKYLVS
- a CDS encoding LLM class flavin-dependent oxidoreductase, producing MKTKSIGLLELGYRSGKDSITALNDVVDYALHAERLGYSRFWLAEHHYSHLKNLAFSNPDIVIAMIAGMTEKIRVGSAGTSVPSYSPYAVATNYKLINNIFNGRIDLGLSKGIPESNHTKNLLNSDILERGTGAVFKENAQEIHELFYSEAERNEKEGILIPPYGGLIPDLWYLSSSLNNLDDAISLHSNYCVSAFHGNGKFLDSFEGKKEEINRYREAFLQKNGFLPKTSLALAINLSEVNEIKSDADESEAFKILHLNFEELFELIEKLDEQLAVDEFILYDTEADSDKKIENAETISNHYNLQSIQHENAVR
- a CDS encoding lanthionine synthetase LanC family protein — encoded protein: METLQSQNITTLLQEYDQKLLDFDYGNLPDGLLYGKLGLLLYFLTQYQISGNDIYVNKVGDILEEVFENGNLQKENNVYTLPNLSKGMTGLGIILNLLKQDGLIQDDFDEQIADIGELIFQQSVTMLNENNYTFFDGPIGNLHYFNSIGNEKYSSEIVNILYDECISHPIPFENKLNDSYADGINLGFNYGYLSIVNNLLALPVITDQARYIISSCLEFIISNFDVHEVENARIYKPYNYKIIQNLLKPFHNNRLCWCNSDLSFSYLLYKTGETLQENRYTEMARELGMETTKRKVMANTGIEFIQYCHGTSGLVQLYHELNEKDSHPEYKKAENFWTKRSLEILENELEQPFTEQDSNLLFGKTGALIALNDKIDKTKYLKFLL
- a CDS encoding lanthionine synthetase LanC family protein; translated protein: MQKEKLIISEIEECIRKKETSLTGIGLNNGILSASMFYYYHYLMTRESESLELVTHYIEKSLSVLTEDYKSLHFNDEIRELGLYLIFLKQQEVLDNEIDSLLENIDEILEEILIQKTEKGDLDLTSGFPSFAKYFVLRNLSDKKHLIDSTLDKISELTQTHESGSYWKFDLRNKENPYVELGLGHGTTGVINYLLFLYKNNIYTPESLALIHSGLSFIWSCKENTTDYITLFPFNAFEDLYIDYHNLAYGEIGIGYTFYNAGILLDNKDYCDKGLQILINTTKFKDTDQSAILEPGLIYGSAGLSALYKNLYHLTEQDVFLEAKDYWHQHLLQSKKNENEQWAGFNAYYNAEFDNINMALGQGIAGIGINLMNNIMTTNHNYVSFYNYDL